The Streptomyces capitiformicae genome contains the following window.
CGTTGACACCGGGTGCCAGGACTTCTAGCGTCACGTGTGCTGAAGGTACTAAGCGGTCGCTCACCCGATGGGTGGCCGCCGGTGCCGCATCCCAAAGGGCGAGGAGAGCCAGCAATGTCCACCACTGAGCAGCGTGTCGCCGTGGTCACGGGTGCCGCGCGTGGCATCGGCGCCGCGACCGCCGTACGACTGGCCGCCGAGGGGCGTGCCGTCGCGGTGATCGACCTCGACGAGGCCGCGTGCAAGGACACCGTGGAGAAGATCACCGCCGTCGGCGGCAAGGCGCTCGCGGTCGGCTGCGACGTCTCCGACGAGGCCCAGGTCGAGGCCGCCGTCACCCGCATCGCCGAGGAGCTGGGCGCGCCTACGATCCTCGTGAACAACGCGGGTGTGCTCCGCGACAACCTGCTGTTCAAGATGAGCGCGTCCGACTGGGACACGGTCATGAACGTGCACCTGCGCGGCGCCTTCCTCATGTCGAAGGCCTGTCAGAAGTACATGGTGGACGCCAAGTTCGGCCGGATCGTCAACCTTTCCTCGTCCTCGGCGCTCGGCAACCGCGGCCAGGTCAACTACTCCGCCGCCAAGGCCGGTCTGCAGGGCTTCACCAAGACCCTCGCCATCGAGCTCGGCAAGTTCGGCGTCACCGCCAACGCCGTGGCGCCCGGCTTCATCGTCACCGACATGACCGCCGCCACCGCCGCCCGCGTCGGCATGGGCTTCGAGGACTTCCAGGCCGCCGCCGCGACCCAGATCCCCGTCCAGCGTGTCGGCCGGCCGGAGGACATCGCCGGAGCGATCGCCTACTTCACGGGCGAGGACGCCGGGTTCGTCTCCGGTCAGGTGCTGTACGTCGCCGGCGGACCGCTCAACTAAAGGATCGGGAACATGACTTCGGTGGAACTCCCCGAGCTCTCGGGCAAGGTCGCCCTCATCACCGGCGCCAGCCGCGGCATCGGCTACGGCATCGCCGAGGCCCTCGTCGCGCGCGGCGACCGGGTGTGCATCACGGGCCGCAACGAGGACGCCCTCAAGGAGGCCGTCGAGAAGCTCGGCGCCGACCGCGTCATCGGTGTGGCGGGCAAGGCCCACGACGAGGCCCACCAGGCGCTCGCCGTGGAGCGCACCATGGAAGCCTTCGGCCGCGTCGACTTCCTGGTCAACAACGCCGGTACGAACCCCGTGTTCGGCCCGATCGCCGACATGGACCTCAACGTGGCGCGCAAGGTGTTCGAGACCAACGTCGTCTCGGCCCTCGGCTTCGCCCAGAAGACCTGGCACGCCTGGCAGAAGGACAACGGCGGCGCGATCGTCAACATCGCCTCCGTCGCCGGGGTCTCGGCCTCGCCGTTCATCGCCGCGTACGGCATCAGCAAGGCCGCCATGATCAACCTGACCGTGCAGCTGGCGCACGAGTTCTCGCCCAAGGTGCGGGCCAACGCCATCGCGCCGGCCGTGGTGAAGACCAAGTTCGCCCAGGCCCTGTACGAGGGCCGGGAGGCCGAGGCCGCCGCGTCCTACCCGCTCGGCCGGCTCGGGGTGCCCTCCGACATCGGCGGCGCCGCCGCGTTCCTCACCTCCGAGCAGTCCGACTGGATCACCGGCCAGACCCTCGTGGTGGACGGCGGCATCTTCCTCAACGCCGGAGTCGGCTGACACACTGCGGCGGGCACCGGTGGCTCTTTCACCGGATACCACCGGTGCCCGCCCGCAACCCACACATAGGCTTGACGAAGTCGCCACAAACGGCGATCAAGGGCCTGTCCGGCGGATGAATCCGATTTCAGGCAATGGCGGCTGGAATGCGCAGATGTGCGTGCCAGACCCCGCGTCCCAGGCCTGGTCCGCCGGACAGGCCCTTGGGTACTGCCAGCCGGGCGGGAGCGACCGGCGGGGCCTGCGGTATCGTTCGGCCACTTGCGTACGGCATTTCGAGGAGCATGCACGTGTTCAACCGGAACCGATACCTGCCGTCTCTCGCGGCGATCGCGTCCATAGCCATGGTGGCCGGGTGTGGTGTGTTCTCCTCGGACGCCTCCGAAGACGCGGATCCGATTGTCGTGGGCACCACCAGCCCGCCCAGCACCCTGGACCCGGCTGCTGCCTGGGACAGCTCCTGGGAGCTGATGCGCAACGTCTACCAGCCCCTCCTGAACTACTCGCCCGGCGGTACCGAGCCCGAGCCCGACGCCGCGGAGAGCTGCGAGTTCACCGACAACGACAGCACGACGTACAGCTGCACGCTGCGCGAGGGCCTGAAGTTCTCCAACGGGCACACGCTGGACGCCAAGGCCGTCAAGCACTCGTTCGACCGGATCAAGAAGATCAATGTCAACGGCGGGCCCGCGGGTCTGCTGACCACGCTCTCCCGGGTGCAGACGAAGGGTGACCGCGAGGTCGTCTTCCACCTCAGCCAGCCCGACGCCACCTTCCCGCTCGTGCTCACCACGCCCGCCATGTCGATCGTGGACCCCGAGGAGTACCCCGCGGACAAGCTCCGTGAGGACGGGAAGATCACCGGCTCCGGGCCGTACAACCTGTCCTCCTTCAAGGAGGGCGAGACCGCCGAGCTCACCACCAACGAGAATTACCAGGGCATAGCGGACATCAAGAACAGCGGCATCACCATCCGCTACTTCTCGGACTCGGCCGAGGAGGTCAAGGCCCTCAAGGCCAAGGAGATCGATGTCATCTACCGCGGCCTCGGCGCCGAGGACATCGTGGACATCCAGGCCAACCACGATGAACAGGGCCTCCAGATCGTCGAGAACGCCACCACGGAGATCAGCTACCTGGTCTTCAACCCCGCCAAGGACACCTGGGCCAAGAACCCCGCCGTCCGCAAGGCGGTCGCCCAGGTTCTCGACCGCCCGGCGCTCGCGCACAACATCTACAAGGACACCGTCGAGCCGCTGTACTCCATGATCCCCAGGGGTCTGGTGGGGCACACGACCGGCTTCTTCGACGACTACGGCAACCCGAGCGCCAACAAGGCCAAGAAGATCCTCGCGGAAGCGGGCATCACCGAGCGCGTCCCGCTGACGCTCTGGTACACCACCGACCGCTACGGCTCGCAGACCAAGCCGGCCTTCGAGGAGCTCAAGCGACAGCTCGAGGCATCCGGCCTGTTCACGATCACCCTGAAGAGCCGGCCCTGGAAGGACTACTTCGAGGGCTACCAGAAGGGCGAGTACCCGGTGTTCGGGCGTGGCTGGAACCCCGACTTCAACGACGCGGACAACTTCATCGCGCCGTTCGTCGGCGAGCAGAACGCGCTCGGCACCCCGTACGACGCCCCCGAGATCATCGACGAGCTGCTGCCGCGGTCCCGCGCGGAGAGCGACCGCGGGGCCGTGTCCGAGGAGTTCGAGAAGGCCCAGCAGATCCTCGTGGACGACGCGCGGCTGATTCCGCTGTGGCAGGGCAAGGCGTACACGGCCGCGAACGAGGAGATCGCCGGTCTGGAGAACGTCATCGATGTGGCGACGATGATGACGATGTGGCAGCTGTCCTGGAAGACCAGCTGGTAGTAGTGCTTCGTTAGGTTGTGGGCTGTCTGCGGCTGCTCCGAGGGCTGGGCAGGGGGTGTCCGCAGGTGGTGCAGGTACCAGCCATCGGACCCAGCAGACCTCCCTTCGAGTCTGTCCCGCCTGCGGCGGGGATGTGTCAAAGCGCCTCGTGGCGCACTGGTTCCCTTTCGCGATCACGATGTACTGCGCGCCTCGGCCGAGCAGGTAGCTGGCGTGCTCGCGCTGGGTGTGCATGGCGTCGCTGGTCACGACCACGCCCGCCAGATCGGCGAGGGTCTCCAGCAGAGGCTGGAAGCAGGTGATCTCGTTGGTCTTCTCGCCAACGTCGAGTTGGGCCAGGGCCAGGCCGGAGAGGTGGTCGCAGGCGGCGAGTAGATGAATCTTGCGGCCCGTGGCTCTGGCCGCTCCGCGTAGCGTCTTGCCGTCGACCGCCACTGCGTGCAGCCGGCCGTCGGCCCCAGCGCGCCGGTCGGCAGCCAGCGGCCCACCGCCCGGTCCAACGCGTCGCCGTCGATGCGGCCCAGCAGCCGACGCACCGTCGCCTCCGCCGGCAGGCACCGCTTCGGGAATAGCGGATCGGGCCGTATGCCGAGACGCTCTAGGACGGACGGCGGGGCGTCGCTGATCCACTCACCCACCGCCAGCAGGGAGGTCGTTCTGGCCAGAACCGCGCACGCGGTCAGCGCAAGCATGACGACCAGAGCGTGCCGTACGCCGCGCGGATCGCGAGGGTCGGGCACCTCGGCCAGACGCTCCAGCAGGCCCGGGATCTCCCCGGGTACGGCCCCGGGATGCTCGCGGAGTTGGTCAAAGGCAAGCGGGATCGGCGATGACGCGTCGGCAGGCACGGTTCATTCGCCCGCGGTGTCCTCGGCCTCCCAGCGCAGCAGGTCGCCTGGCTGGCACTTGAGCACCTCGCAGAGCGCGGCGAGCGTCGCGAAGCGCACCGCCTTGGCGCGGCCGTTCTTGAGTACCGCCAGGTTGGCGGGCGTGATCCCTACGCGGTCAGCGAGTTCACCCACGGACATCTTCCGCCTGGCCAGCATCACGTCGATGTCGACGGCGATCGGCATCAGATCACCTCGTCCAACTCGGCCTGCATCTGGGCCGCTTCGACGTCGCGGGCGACGGCCTGGGCGAGCAGCATCCGCAGCACGAGCACGATGAGCGCGACTCCCAGGATGGCCACGCCAATCCCGCCCATGATGAGGGTGACGCCCGGGTCGTCCCGCTGGCCGGGCGCATTCAGGGCCGTGACTGCGAACCACACGAGAGCAGCCGCAACGATCGCGCCGATGATGACGTCCACGTACCGGAAGGCGGCGTGGGAGAACACGGTTCCGCGTCGCACCATCGTTACCAGTCGCCATACACAGACCAGGGCGACCTGGGCCGTCCCGATGCCCAGGATCGTGATCACGCGCAGCGGGGTCAGCGGGAGCGACCCGTCCTCCGGGTCACTCCCGCTGACCAACGCCCACACCATCAATGCCTGTACGAACACGGTGCCGGTGAGCACCACCACGAGCACGGCGCGCAGCGCGCGCACTGCCAGCTTTCCCATGCCCCATCCTTCCATCGAGCTACGATGGAAATCTATCGAATCTCGATAGGTGAAGCAAGGGTTGAGTCGGAGGGCGGGCGGCGGTTTCGCAACATGGCGGGATGCCGCCAGCTCCGCGGACGCCGTTGCCTACAAGTTCGGGGCACGGGACCTGTCGGCCCGTCTGGTCGACCTGATGCGATGGGCCGCTCCCGCAGCCGGTGATCCGCTGCTCTCCGCTTCCGTCGCCTACGTGCGGACGGAGACGTTCTTCGCGGCGCGCGCCCATGGCCCCGGACTGCGCGCCTTGGAACAGGCCCTCGACGCGGCCCCGGCACCCGTCGCGGCTCCCTCGATCGCGGTGAAGGGCGCGCTCCACATGCGGGCGGCCGTCATCGCCGGACGCGCACGCGATGCCTCGGCCGCGGCAACACATCTCGATGAGGCTCGCGCCCTGGCCGATCGGGTGCCTGAGGGCGTGTACTACGGCACCGCGTTCGGCCCCGACTCCGTACGCATCCACGAGGTGTCCGTCGCGGTCAGCCTCGGAGACGAGCACGTCGGGCGTGCGCTCGGCATCGCGAGCGAGTGGAGTCCGCCTAATGGCCTTCCGGCCGAGCGGCGATCAGGCTTCTACATCGAACTCGCCCGTGCTCAGCTGTGGTCCGGCCTCGCGGACGACGCCTTCGAGTCGCTGACGGTCGCCCGCCGTATCGCCCCACAGCACACCCGCGAACACTCCTGGGTCCGTGAGGACGCCGCCACGATCCGTCGATTGAAGCGAGCCGATTCGGAGAGCCTCACGAACTTCGCCGAGTGGTGCTCCGCCATCTGAGCGGCAAAGGCGCTGCCCCTCACTGGGGTACTTGTGGCCCTTGCCTGCCACCACCATCTGTCCCACGCACAGAATCCGGCAGATGGGAACGCGCATGCCAGATCGGGCGCCCGGTCTCCCCGCAGAGGAGGCACGGTGACGATGACCGAGTACAGGCCGAAGCTCGGCGACACCGTCGAGTACATGAGGACCAAGCGGTTCGGCAAGATCATGGGCTTTGAGGGCCCTTACGTGCAGCTGCGGCCGGTCGGCGGTGGGCGGGAGTGGGATGCGGATCCCGGGGACCTGCGGTTGCTCATGCTCATGGAAGCGCTGAGTGCGGGCGTGGCAGCGGCCAACAAGAGGTCGAAGGGGGAGCGACTGTGACCACTGCCGCAACGTCCGGGGACACACCAAGGACAGCCGCCCCCAAGGGGCCGGACTGGTGGACATTCGGCGACCATCTCAAGAGCTGTAGGCGCTGCGCCCTGGTGGAGTCGTCGTGGAGCGAGGGCTGTCCGGAGGGGTACAGGGTGCGCTGGTGCCTGCCGGAGATCAGACGCTGCGGCGCTGGTGCTTGCCCGGGAGGAACTGCCCGCCACGCCGTCGCGGGTGCCGTGCTACCTGGTCATGCTCCTCCGGGACGAGCTGACGCTGTTGGTCCCCGCGCTCGAGAAGGCCACCCTTGGGTTGCCCAAGGGGGATGGCCTGGCGGTGCGCGCGCTGGCCAGGGCTGCTGAAGCCCGTACCCGGCTCGGTCTCACCGCTGGGGCTCTGGCGCCCGGCAAGGCCGAGACCGAGCAGTGGGTGCACGCGCAGTTCCTCGCTCGCTCGGTCAACTGCCTGCGCAGGCACCTGGAGAAGCTGGAGGGTCTGGACAGAGAGCCGGTGAAGTACTGCCGGCGCTGCTCCCGGTCCAGCCCGACGAGCGGTACACCGGGCACACCATCCATGCCGCGACTGCCGCCGTTCCCACGGTGTACGAGCACCTGGGCGGGCAATGCCCGTGACCAGGACCTTGCCGAGGAGAAGCCGGGACGGCTGTCGCGCGCATGCCCCGTCGGCGGGCTGTCGGGGCTGTCGGGGAGATGTCGGTGGTTTGTCGGTGGCAACCGGCAGAGTCGTCCCCATGACGCGAATCGACAAGGAAACCAGCGGCGCGAAGGGCGCTGTCACCGTGCGGGGGCTGGTCAAGCATTACGGGGAGACCAGGGCGCTGGACGGTGTCGATCTGGATGTGCGTGAGGGCACCGTGATGGGGGTGCTCGGGCCGAACGGGGCGGGGAAGACGACGCTGGTGCGGTGTCTGTCCACGCTGATCGTGCCGGATGCCGGGCAGGCGATCGTGGCGGGGTACGACGTCGTACGGCAGCCGCGGCAGTTGCGGCGGGTGATCGGGCTGACCGGGCAGTACGCGTCCGTGGACGAGAAGCTGCCCGGCTGGGAGAACCTGTACATGATCGGGCGGCTGCTCGATCTCCCGCGCAAGGAGGCACGCGCGCGGGCCGACGAACTGCTGGAGCGGTTCTCCCTCACCGAGGCCGCCAAGCGCCCGACGAGCACCTACTCCGGTGGTATGCGGCGGCGGCTCGACCTCGCCGCGTCGATGATCGGGCGGCCGACCGTCCTGTATCTCGACGAACCGACGACCGGGCTCGACCCGCGCACCCGCAACGAGGTGTGGGACGAGGTCAAGCGGATGGTCGGGGACGGGGTCACCGTCCTGCTCACCACCCAGTACATGGAAGAGGCCGAACAACTCGCCTCCGAGCTGACCGTGGTGGACCGCGGCAAGGTCATCGCGGGCGGCGCCATCGAGGAACTGAAGGCCAAGGTCGGCGGACGGACGCTGCGGGTGCGGCCGGCCGACCCGGTGCGGCTGCGGCCGCTCGCCCGCGAGCTGGACGAACTGGGCATCACCGGGCTCGCCACCACCACCGTGGACGCAGAGCGGGGTGACGTCCTGGTGCCCATCCTCAGCGACGAGCAGCTGACCGCCGTGATCGGCGCGGTCACCGCGCGCGGCATCACGATCTCCTCCATCAGTACCGAACTGCCCAGCCTGGACGAGGTGTTCCTGTCCCTCACCGGCCACCGGGCCAGTACCCCGCAGGACGCCACGCCCGCCGAGACCCGCGA
Protein-coding sequences here:
- a CDS encoding ABC transporter substrate-binding protein, whose product is MFNRNRYLPSLAAIASIAMVAGCGVFSSDASEDADPIVVGTTSPPSTLDPAAAWDSSWELMRNVYQPLLNYSPGGTEPEPDAAESCEFTDNDSTTYSCTLREGLKFSNGHTLDAKAVKHSFDRIKKINVNGGPAGLLTTLSRVQTKGDREVVFHLSQPDATFPLVLTTPAMSIVDPEEYPADKLREDGKITGSGPYNLSSFKEGETAELTTNENYQGIADIKNSGITIRYFSDSAEEVKALKAKEIDVIYRGLGAEDIVDIQANHDEQGLQIVENATTEISYLVFNPAKDTWAKNPAVRKAVAQVLDRPALAHNIYKDTVEPLYSMIPRGLVGHTTGFFDDYGNPSANKAKKILAEAGITERVPLTLWYTTDRYGSQTKPAFEELKRQLEASGLFTITLKSRPWKDYFEGYQKGEYPVFGRGWNPDFNDADNFIAPFVGEQNALGTPYDAPEIIDELLPRSRAESDRGAVSEEFEKAQQILVDDARLIPLWQGKAYTAANEEIAGLENVIDVATMMTMWQLSWKTSW
- a CDS encoding DUF2975 domain-containing protein, coding for MGKLAVRALRAVLVVVLTGTVFVQALMVWALVSGSDPEDGSLPLTPLRVITILGIGTAQVALVCVWRLVTMVRRGTVFSHAAFRYVDVIIGAIVAAALVWFAVTALNAPGQRDDPGVTLIMGGIGVAILGVALIVLVLRMLLAQAVARDVEAAQMQAELDEVI
- a CDS encoding SDR family oxidoreductase, which encodes MTSVELPELSGKVALITGASRGIGYGIAEALVARGDRVCITGRNEDALKEAVEKLGADRVIGVAGKAHDEAHQALAVERTMEAFGRVDFLVNNAGTNPVFGPIADMDLNVARKVFETNVVSALGFAQKTWHAWQKDNGGAIVNIASVAGVSASPFIAAYGISKAAMINLTVQLAHEFSPKVRANAIAPAVVKTKFAQALYEGREAEAAASYPLGRLGVPSDIGGAAAFLTSEQSDWITGQTLVVDGGIFLNAGVG
- a CDS encoding ATP-binding cassette domain-containing protein; the encoded protein is MTRIDKETSGAKGAVTVRGLVKHYGETRALDGVDLDVREGTVMGVLGPNGAGKTTLVRCLSTLIVPDAGQAIVAGYDVVRQPRQLRRVIGLTGQYASVDEKLPGWENLYMIGRLLDLPRKEARARADELLERFSLTEAAKRPTSTYSGGMRRRLDLAASMIGRPTVLYLDEPTTGLDPRTRNEVWDEVKRMVGDGVTVLLTTQYMEEAEQLASELTVVDRGKVIAGGAIEELKAKVGGRTLRVRPADPVRLRPLARELDELGITGLATTTVDAERGDVLVPILSDEQLTAVIGAVTARGITISSISTELPSLDEVFLSLTGHRASTPQDATPAETREEVAV
- a CDS encoding helix-turn-helix domain-containing protein, producing MPIAVDIDVMLARRKMSVGELADRVGITPANLAVLKNGRAKAVRFATLAALCEVLKCQPGDLLRWEAEDTAGE
- a CDS encoding DUF6415 family natural product biosynthesis protein, producing MVLAREELPATPSRVPCYLVMLLRDELTLLVPALEKATLGLPKGDGLAVRALARAAEARTRLGLTAGALAPGKAETEQWVHAQFLARSVNCLRRHLEKLEGLDREPVKYCRRCSRSSPTSGTPGTPSMPRLPPFPRCTSTWAGNARDQDLAEEKPGRLSRACPVGGLSGLSGRCRWFVGGNRQSRPHDANRQGNQRREGRCHRAGAGQALRGDQGAGRCRSGCA
- the fabG gene encoding 3-oxoacyl-ACP reductase FabG encodes the protein MSTTEQRVAVVTGAARGIGAATAVRLAAEGRAVAVIDLDEAACKDTVEKITAVGGKALAVGCDVSDEAQVEAAVTRIAEELGAPTILVNNAGVLRDNLLFKMSASDWDTVMNVHLRGAFLMSKACQKYMVDAKFGRIVNLSSSSALGNRGQVNYSAAKAGLQGFTKTLAIELGKFGVTANAVAPGFIVTDMTAATAARVGMGFEDFQAAAATQIPVQRVGRPEDIAGAIAYFTGEDAGFVSGQVLYVAGGPLN